CGTCACGCTGCTCGTCCCCGGGTTCAACGACGGGGAGGAGGAGCTCGGCGGCATCGCGCGTTTCCTCGCGTCGGTCTCGCCGGACCTTCCCTGGCACGTCACCGCGTTCCACCCCGACTACAAGATGCAGGCGCCCCGGGCCACGACCGCGGCGGACCTCGAGCGCGCCGCCGCGATCGGCCGCGAGGCGGGGCTCCGTTACGTCTACGCCGGAAACCTCCCCGGCGCGGTCGGCGGCCTCGAGGACACGATCTGCCCGGGGTGCGGGAAGGCGGTCGTCGAGCGGACCGGGTACCGGGTGCGCGCCGTGCGCCTGTCCGGCGGGGCCTGCGCGGCCTGCGGCACCGCGATCGCGGGACGGTGGGCGGCATGAAGGCGCCCAGGAGCCTTCTCTACGTTCCCGCGGCGAGCCCGTCGATGCTCCAGAAGATCCCGTCCCTCGCCGCCGACGCCTTCGTCGTCGACCTCGAGGACGGGATCTCGGCGCAGCAGAAGGAGAGCGCGCGGGAGCTCCTCCGCGAGGCCGCGGCGGCGCGGCTGATCCCCGAGAACGTCCCCTGGATGCTCCGGGTCAACGGCGTCGGGAGCGCGGGGCACGAGGACGACCTCTCGCTCGCGGAGGCGTTGCACCCGCCGCTGGTTCTCGTTCCCAAGGCGGAGGACCCCGAGGAGGTCTGCGACCTCGCCGACTGGTTCTCCGGCCACGGCTCCGGGACCGCCCTGATGATCGAGACGGCGCGCGGCGTCGCGGCGGCGCGCGAGCTCGCCGCCTGCCACGAGCGGATCGCCGCTCTCGTCGTCGGCTCGGCCGATCTCAGGATGTCGCTGCGGGCC
This genomic window from Candidatus Polarisedimenticolaceae bacterium contains:
- a CDS encoding CoA ester lyase, whose protein sequence is MKAPRSLLYVPAASPSMLQKIPSLAADAFVVDLEDGISAQQKESARELLREAAAARLIPENVPWMLRVNGVGSAGHEDDLSLAEALHPPLVLVPKAEDPEEVCDLADWFSGHGSGTALMIETARGVAAARELAACHERIAALVVGSADLRMSLRARPDDERGWERHALGEILLAARASDVLAIDSVYFRFRDDEGLRRHASIARGMGYDGKSCIHPSQIPVIHEVFAPTMDELGWARRVVDAWRTLDGERRGVLVVDGEMIEALHVTVAARILERSGA